One region of Catenuloplanes indicus genomic DNA includes:
- a CDS encoding winged helix-turn-helix domain-containing protein, translated as MTLPGRGPRGYRELAEHLARQIRDGIYPAGQRLPSELALQQTYDLARNTVRKAVEELEYQGLVVVQRGYGAVVAIEQEKQRVIVPAGTVVSGRMPTLTEAYEWGLPRGIPMLIATGPDGTVIQALPADRFEIVTE; from the coding sequence GTGACCCTGCCCGGCCGCGGCCCACGCGGCTACCGCGAACTCGCCGAGCACCTCGCCCGGCAAATCCGCGACGGCATCTATCCCGCCGGGCAGCGCCTCCCGTCCGAGCTCGCGCTCCAGCAGACGTACGACCTCGCCCGGAACACCGTCCGCAAAGCCGTCGAAGAGCTCGAATACCAAGGCCTGGTTGTCGTACAGCGCGGCTACGGTGCCGTCGTGGCCATCGAGCAGGAGAAACAGCGGGTCATCGTCCCCGCCGGCACCGTCGTGTCCGGGCGGATGCCGACCCTCACCGAGGCGTACGAGTGGGGCCTGCCGCGCGGCATCCCCATGCTCATCGCCACCGGCCCGGACGGCACCGTGATCCAGGCGCTACCCGCCGACCGGTTCGAGATCGTAACCGAATAG
- a CDS encoding flavin reductase family protein, protein MTISDIDTGLSARFRDAFRGYPTGVALISATGPDGPAGLTASSVASVSVDPPALSFSVMGSPSARVITAAPAFVVHLLGPAHADVARSFARPGAPRFTPEQGWLTLPTGEPLLRDAQAALRCRPLHLLPVGTSTVVVAEVVEVLLGVPGDRLIHHDRTFRTVDAPKGH, encoded by the coding sequence GTGACCATCAGCGACATCGACACCGGCCTGTCCGCACGGTTCCGGGACGCGTTCCGCGGCTACCCGACCGGCGTGGCGCTGATCTCCGCCACCGGGCCGGACGGGCCGGCCGGCCTGACCGCGTCCAGCGTCGCGTCCGTGTCGGTCGACCCGCCCGCGCTGTCCTTCTCCGTGATGGGCTCGCCGTCCGCGCGGGTCATCACGGCCGCGCCGGCATTCGTGGTGCACCTGCTCGGCCCGGCGCACGCGGACGTCGCGCGGTCGTTCGCCCGGCCCGGCGCGCCCCGGTTCACGCCCGAGCAGGGCTGGCTCACGCTCCCGACCGGCGAACCGCTGCTGCGCGACGCCCAGGCCGCGCTCCGCTGCCGGCCGCTGCACCTGCTGCCGGTCGGCACGTCCACCGTCGTGGTCGCCGAGGTCGTCGAGGTCCTGCTCGGCGTGCCCGGCGACCGCCTGATTCACCACGACCGTACGTTCCGCACGGTCGACGCCCCGAAAGGACACTGA
- a CDS encoding flavin monoamine oxidase family protein, whose protein sequence is MTTRRDFLCAVGVSGGAGAMFATMGALGLAPDAAHAAAPPYRAPRTGDFTLTGRTAKKVVILGGGVAGLAAAYELGKAGYDCTVLEARAVAGGRNRTIRGGDAETDLDGRTQRATFSPGQYLNAGPARIAQWMVTLDYCRELGVPVEVFTNSNADALIYNTGMTAPVRYRTAKADMFGYVSELLTKATSQGALDATLTPEDRDRLISFLSGFGGLTNGVYAGGGRRGYASPPGAGNDAGTLLGDPPALSETFASGVGRYFSFEFGYDQAMLMFQPAGGMDTIPRALTAAIGPRRVVLGAIVTSVTSADTGVIVEYTAGGRARELRADYCVATLPPHLMARVPHNLGTAVTAALNTFRVAPSGKIGLEYRTRWWEREMRIYGGITETDLDVSHIWYPSYDYHGRRGVVVGYYNTGQNALAYGNLTHPERLERALTAGALIHGPRYREDLASSFSIAWQKVPHLEGAWTGPPYGTPGYDLLLAPAGRVYFAGDWLSHSVAWQHGSFVSARAAVTALHSRVMTT, encoded by the coding sequence ATGACTACCAGACGTGACTTCCTGTGCGCCGTCGGTGTCTCCGGCGGTGCCGGCGCCATGTTCGCCACGATGGGCGCGCTCGGGCTGGCCCCGGACGCCGCGCACGCCGCCGCCCCGCCGTACCGGGCACCGCGCACCGGCGACTTCACGCTCACCGGCCGTACCGCCAAGAAGGTCGTGATCCTCGGCGGCGGCGTGGCCGGCCTGGCCGCGGCCTACGAGCTGGGCAAGGCCGGCTACGACTGCACGGTCCTCGAGGCACGGGCGGTCGCCGGCGGCCGCAACCGCACGATCCGCGGCGGCGACGCGGAGACCGACCTGGACGGCCGCACGCAGCGGGCCACGTTCTCGCCCGGGCAGTACCTCAACGCCGGCCCGGCGCGGATCGCTCAGTGGATGGTCACGCTCGACTACTGCCGCGAGCTGGGCGTGCCGGTCGAGGTCTTCACGAACAGCAACGCGGACGCGCTGATCTACAACACCGGCATGACCGCGCCGGTCCGGTATCGCACGGCGAAGGCCGACATGTTCGGCTACGTGTCGGAGCTGCTCACCAAGGCCACGAGCCAGGGCGCGCTGGACGCCACGCTCACGCCGGAGGACCGGGACCGGCTGATCTCGTTCCTGTCCGGCTTCGGCGGGCTCACGAACGGCGTCTACGCCGGTGGCGGGCGGCGCGGCTACGCCAGCCCGCCCGGCGCCGGCAACGACGCCGGCACACTGCTCGGCGACCCACCGGCACTGTCCGAGACGTTCGCCTCCGGCGTCGGCCGCTACTTCAGCTTCGAGTTCGGCTACGACCAGGCGATGCTGATGTTCCAGCCGGCCGGCGGCATGGACACGATCCCGCGCGCGCTCACCGCCGCGATCGGACCGCGCCGGGTCGTGCTCGGCGCGATCGTCACCTCGGTCACCTCCGCCGACACCGGCGTCATCGTCGAGTACACCGCCGGCGGGCGGGCCCGTGAGCTGCGCGCCGACTACTGCGTGGCCACGCTGCCGCCGCACCTGATGGCCCGCGTCCCGCACAACCTCGGCACCGCCGTGACCGCGGCGCTGAACACGTTCCGCGTCGCGCCGTCCGGCAAGATCGGCCTTGAGTACCGCACCCGCTGGTGGGAACGCGAGATGCGCATCTACGGCGGCATCACCGAGACCGACCTGGACGTGTCACACATCTGGTACCCCTCCTACGACTACCACGGCCGCCGCGGCGTCGTCGTCGGCTACTACAACACCGGGCAGAACGCGCTGGCGTACGGCAATCTCACCCATCCGGAACGGCTGGAACGCGCGCTGACCGCCGGGGCGCTCATCCACGGCCCGCGCTACCGCGAGGACCTCGCCTCGTCGTTCTCGATCGCGTGGCAGAAGGTGCCGCACCTGGAGGGCGCCTGGACCGGCCCGCCCTACGGCACCCCCGGCTACGACCTGCTCCTCGCGCCGGCCGGCCGGGTCTACTTCGCCGGTGACTGGCTCAGCCATTCGGTCGCCTGGCAACACGGCTCCTTCGTCTCCGCCCGCGCGGCCGTCACCGCCCTCCACTCCCGCGTCATGACGACCTGA
- a CDS encoding DUF4326 domain-containing protein translates to MTGRRVKVRGGLYAPRVPAGAVYIGRRGPALAGSPYANPYPAREHGRAEALRLYTAWLHRQPDLIARARTELAGKDLACWCDEQLPLGWTGPWCHGDVLLKVLASPA, encoded by the coding sequence GTGACCGGCCGCCGGGTGAAGGTCCGCGGCGGCCTCTACGCGCCCCGCGTCCCTGCTGGCGCCGTCTACATCGGCCGACGCGGGCCCGCCCTCGCCGGCTCCCCGTACGCGAACCCGTACCCGGCCCGCGAACACGGCCGCGCCGAAGCGCTCCGGCTCTACACCGCCTGGCTGCACCGGCAACCCGACCTCATCGCCCGCGCCCGTACCGAGCTCGCCGGCAAGGACCTCGCCTGCTGGTGCGATGAGCAGCTGCCGCTCGGCTGGACCGGCCCGTGGTGCCACGGGGACGTGCTCCTCAAGGTGCTCGCCTCGCCGGCCTGA
- a CDS encoding YbaB/EbfC family nucleoid-associated protein — protein sequence MIDNDREGRGEALDGLVRVTAGRDGRITGIRLDPGLRRLHLDEMAAAVLRAVNAALDDSLPDPHAAEMARFTGALTEALNHLGRP from the coding sequence GTGATCGACAACGACCGGGAGGGCCGGGGCGAGGCGCTGGACGGGCTGGTACGGGTGACCGCGGGCCGCGACGGCCGGATCACCGGCATCCGGCTGGATCCGGGCCTGCGCCGGCTGCACCTCGACGAGATGGCCGCCGCGGTGCTCCGGGCCGTGAACGCCGCGCTGGACGACTCGCTGCCGGACCCGCACGCGGCGGAGATGGCCCGGTTCACCGGCGCGCTGACCGAGGCACTCAACCACCTGGGGAGGCCGTGA
- the sodN gene encoding superoxide dismutase, Ni, with protein MRLPRFLTPATVASAHCDLPCGVYDPAQARIEAESVKAIAEKYRASTDAEFRTRALIIKEQRAELVKHHLWVLWTDYFKAPHFEKYPQLHALFNEATKLAGASGAKGSADPAVADRLLAKIEEISKIFWETKQA; from the coding sequence TTGCGTCTCCCGCGTTTCCTCACGCCCGCGACCGTCGCCAGCGCGCACTGCGACCTGCCGTGCGGCGTCTACGACCCGGCGCAGGCCCGGATCGAGGCCGAGTCGGTCAAGGCCATCGCCGAGAAGTACCGGGCCAGCACGGACGCGGAGTTCCGCACCCGCGCGCTGATCATCAAGGAGCAGCGGGCGGAGCTGGTCAAGCACCACCTCTGGGTGCTCTGGACCGACTACTTCAAGGCGCCGCACTTCGAGAAGTACCCGCAGCTGCACGCGCTGTTCAACGAGGCCACGAAGCTGGCCGGGGCGAGCGGCGCGAAGGGCTCGGCCGACCCGGCGGTCGCGGACCGGCTGCTCGCGAAGATCGAGGAGATCTCGAAGATCTTCTGGGAGACGAAGCAGGCCTGA
- a CDS encoding DUF6283 family protein: MAAEIARRRADLNHDVVTLTGSQRLHRRSPCGGCPWRTDQNGSFPAEAFRLSAPTAYDMADRAFGCHEASHDHPLTCAGFLLRGADHNFAIRLAAARGDIDLGAVHDGGHNLHDSYRAMSVANGVDPDDPALRPCRP; this comes from the coding sequence ATGGCCGCCGAGATCGCCCGCCGCCGCGCCGATTTGAACCACGACGTCGTCACTCTCACCGGCAGCCAGAGGCTCCACCGGCGGTCGCCGTGCGGCGGCTGCCCGTGGCGCACCGACCAGAACGGCAGCTTTCCCGCCGAGGCGTTCCGGCTGTCCGCGCCGACCGCCTACGACATGGCCGACAGGGCGTTCGGCTGCCACGAAGCGTCGCACGACCACCCGCTCACCTGCGCCGGGTTCCTGCTCCGCGGCGCCGACCACAACTTCGCCATCCGTCTGGCCGCCGCCCGAGGTGACATCGACCTCGGCGCGGTCCACGACGGCGGACACAACCTGCACGACTCGTACCGGGCGATGTCCGTCGCGAACGGCGTCGACCCGGACGACCCCGCCCTGCGGCCCTGCCGACCCTGA
- a CDS encoding RNA polymerase sigma factor, with the protein MREFVPVVIGVLVRRGAGFAAAEDAVQDALVEAIRVWPSNPPADPKAWLITVAWRRFADAARADAARRRREELVEQQPAPGPASTTDDTLHLYFLCAHPSLSPSSAVALTLRAVGGLTTRQIAAAYLVPEATMAQRISRAKRTVSGVRFDRPGDVATVLRVLYLVFNEGYSGDVDLSAEAIRLTRQLAAGYDHPEVSGLLALMLLHHARRASRTGPGGELVPLAAQDRSRWDTRLIAEGVEILQAALARDRLGEFQAQAAIAALHADAPAAAETDWVQILEWYDELAALTDSPIVRLNRAVAVGEADGPRAGLAALAALDDTLPRYTAVAAYLHERAGELDTAARLYAEAAHRALHLAERDHLIRQAARLNAR; encoded by the coding sequence ATGAGGGAGTTCGTCCCGGTCGTGATCGGCGTCCTCGTCCGCCGCGGAGCCGGCTTCGCGGCAGCCGAGGACGCGGTCCAGGACGCGCTGGTCGAGGCGATCCGGGTGTGGCCCTCGAACCCGCCCGCGGATCCGAAGGCGTGGCTGATCACGGTGGCCTGGCGGCGGTTCGCCGACGCGGCGCGGGCCGACGCGGCCCGCCGACGGCGCGAGGAACTGGTCGAGCAACAGCCGGCCCCGGGGCCGGCGAGCACGACCGACGACACCCTGCACCTGTACTTCCTGTGCGCGCACCCGTCGCTGTCGCCGTCGTCCGCGGTCGCGCTGACGCTGCGCGCGGTCGGCGGGCTGACCACTCGGCAGATCGCGGCCGCGTACCTGGTGCCGGAGGCGACCATGGCGCAGCGGATCAGCCGGGCCAAGCGGACCGTGTCCGGCGTGCGGTTCGACCGGCCGGGCGACGTCGCGACCGTACTGCGCGTGCTCTACCTGGTCTTCAACGAGGGCTACTCCGGCGACGTCGACCTTTCGGCGGAGGCGATCCGGCTGACCCGGCAGCTCGCGGCCGGGTACGACCATCCGGAGGTGTCCGGGCTGCTGGCGCTGATGCTGCTGCACCACGCGCGGCGGGCGTCGCGGACCGGGCCGGGCGGCGAGCTGGTGCCGCTCGCGGCGCAGGACCGGAGCCGCTGGGACACCCGGCTGATCGCGGAGGGCGTCGAGATCCTGCAGGCCGCGCTGGCCCGGGACCGGCTGGGCGAGTTCCAGGCGCAGGCCGCGATCGCGGCGCTGCACGCGGACGCGCCGGCCGCGGCGGAGACCGACTGGGTGCAGATCCTGGAGTGGTACGACGAACTGGCCGCGCTGACGGACAGCCCGATCGTGCGGCTGAACCGGGCGGTCGCGGTCGGCGAGGCGGACGGGCCGCGGGCCGGGCTGGCCGCGCTCGCGGCGCTGGACGACACGCTGCCGCGCTACACCGCGGTGGCGGCGTACCTGCACGAGCGGGCCGGGGAGCTGGACACGGCCGCGCGGCTCTACGCCGAGGCCGCGCACCGGGCACTCCACCTGGCCGAACGTGATCATCTGATCCGCCAGGCGGCCCGGCTCAACGCGCGCTGA
- a CDS encoding recombinase family protein produces MAERDVLVRHLQRDRVHVEAGERVVAGLAQVAAVEQVEDAQIQEERVVGLPGGTLIIPVAFRVQFGVPAMRPVVDDEYEWGNYARLSDNKNSTAGSAKRQNRLNRKAIEKIGGNEGTSKIDDDMSAYDKSSKFKPRPGYYALLDWIAEKPGRRGIVAWHTDRLWRTPREFEDFLDVALKVKPLVYIEQSGYLDLETADGRAEARAKVNRARYESEHRSDRVKVGVRELAELGGINGGGTRPYGYNRVIAELGHRRVIVREEINEEEAAVIRHCKDLLLKDGKSMQQVHRWVVGAGHLTVKGNVFTRVRLQKILSSARIAGLREHLGEVTSEAVWPKIIEPEEHQQLRSLLAMKPAAPSSGGRRKYWASGFVFCSDCVVRGIPMSAYKKQERLRWRCDPNNGGCNGRFVGLEEVQAMIGMFVVSMLQNPATARLLAEREAASASRTASIMDRITSLEGRAAVLAGTLDGADDGDVPEVVSLLRGVRRRITEAREELAAVAGVESLREPLPDLAERWLRGDLDVLEQTELCGLFVDKVVIGPGRRSPKFDPERVTIHPRRLD; encoded by the coding sequence GTGGCCGAGCGCGACGTCCTTGTACGGCACCTCCAGCGCGATCGTGTTCACGTTGAAGCCGGCGAGCGAGTCGTTGCCGGTCTCGCTCAGGTCGCCGCCGTAGAGCAGGTCGAAGACGCGCAGATCCAGGAAGAACGGGTCGTCGGCCTGCCCGGCGGTACTCTAATCATCCCAGTAGCGTTCCGTGTCCAGTTCGGAGTTCCGGCCATGCGCCCTGTCGTGGATGACGAGTACGAGTGGGGCAACTACGCCCGGCTCAGCGACAACAAGAACAGCACCGCAGGCAGCGCCAAGCGCCAAAACCGCCTCAACCGGAAAGCGATCGAAAAGATCGGCGGAAATGAGGGCACGTCGAAGATCGACGACGACATGTCCGCATACGACAAGTCGTCGAAGTTTAAACCCCGACCGGGCTATTACGCCCTGCTGGACTGGATTGCCGAGAAGCCCGGGCGCCGCGGCATCGTCGCGTGGCATACGGACCGTCTTTGGCGTACGCCCCGCGAATTCGAGGACTTTCTCGACGTTGCCCTGAAGGTCAAACCGCTCGTCTATATCGAGCAGTCCGGGTACCTCGACCTGGAGACCGCAGACGGGCGTGCCGAGGCTCGGGCGAAGGTCAACCGGGCTCGGTACGAGTCGGAGCATCGGTCAGACCGTGTCAAGGTCGGGGTGCGTGAGCTGGCGGAACTCGGCGGCATCAACGGTGGGGGAACCCGGCCGTACGGATACAACCGTGTCATCGCCGAGCTGGGTCATCGCCGGGTCATCGTGCGGGAGGAGATCAACGAGGAGGAGGCTGCCGTCATCCGCCACTGCAAAGACCTGTTGCTGAAGGACGGCAAGAGCATGCAGCAGGTGCATCGGTGGGTGGTGGGCGCCGGGCATCTGACGGTGAAGGGGAACGTGTTCACCCGGGTGCGCCTACAGAAAATCTTGTCGTCGGCGAGGATCGCCGGACTTCGGGAACATCTTGGCGAGGTGACGAGCGAAGCGGTGTGGCCGAAGATCATTGAGCCGGAGGAGCACCAGCAGCTACGGTCGCTGCTGGCGATGAAGCCGGCTGCGCCGTCGAGCGGTGGGCGGCGTAAGTACTGGGCGAGCGGTTTCGTCTTCTGTTCCGATTGTGTGGTGCGCGGCATTCCGATGAGTGCGTACAAAAAGCAGGAACGGTTGCGCTGGCGATGCGATCCGAATAACGGCGGCTGCAACGGCCGGTTCGTCGGGCTGGAGGAGGTGCAGGCGATGATCGGCATGTTCGTCGTGTCGATGCTCCAGAACCCTGCGACGGCGCGGCTGCTGGCGGAGCGGGAAGCGGCGTCGGCGTCACGCACTGCATCAATCATGGATCGGATCACGTCCCTGGAAGGCCGGGCGGCGGTGCTGGCCGGCACGCTGGACGGCGCGGACGACGGTGATGTTCCTGAGGTGGTGTCCCTGCTGCGGGGTGTGCGGCGGCGGATCACTGAGGCGCGCGAGGAGTTGGCTGCGGTTGCGGGCGTCGAGTCGCTGCGGGAGCCGCTGCCGGATCTGGCGGAGCGTTGGCTTCGGGGAGATCTGGACGTGCTGGAGCAGACGGAGTTGTGCGGGCTGTTCGTGGACAAGGTCGTGATCGGGCCGGGGCGGCGGTCGCCGAAGTTTGACCCCGAGCGGGTGACGATTCACCCTCGACGCCTTGACTAG
- a CDS encoding SDR family NAD(P)-dependent oxidoreductase: MITGASAGIGAAFARALAARGAHLVLVARRAGPLAALADELRRTVPVEVVALDLSAPAAAADLHRAVTDRGLHVTSLINNAAVGSFTLFADADPGQLATEIALDVAAPVQLTAAFLPGLRHAGNGFVINLASASGYLPSPRMAVYSATKAFMLSFTESLWTELRGTGLTVFAVAPGATATGFTAHMGPDAAVLTAGKVRRPEDVVATALHHLERRNPAPAVIDGRANRLTVTLTRFLPRRRTAALMSRIFDPTR, translated from the coding sequence CTGATCACCGGGGCCAGCGCCGGCATCGGCGCCGCGTTCGCCCGTGCCCTGGCCGCCCGTGGTGCGCACCTCGTCCTCGTCGCCCGCCGCGCCGGGCCACTGGCCGCGCTCGCGGACGAGCTCCGCCGTACCGTGCCGGTCGAGGTCGTCGCGCTTGATCTGTCCGCCCCGGCGGCGGCCGCCGACCTCCACCGGGCGGTCACCGACCGCGGCCTGCACGTCACCAGCTTGATCAACAACGCCGCGGTGGGGTCGTTCACGCTGTTCGCCGACGCCGACCCCGGGCAGCTGGCCACCGAGATCGCGCTCGACGTCGCGGCACCGGTGCAGCTCACGGCCGCGTTCCTGCCCGGCCTGCGGCACGCCGGCAACGGCTTCGTGATCAACCTCGCAAGCGCCTCCGGTTACCTGCCGTCGCCGCGGATGGCCGTCTACAGCGCCACGAAGGCGTTCATGCTGAGCTTCACCGAGTCGCTCTGGACCGAGCTGCGCGGCACCGGCCTCACCGTCTTCGCCGTCGCCCCCGGTGCCACCGCCACCGGCTTCACCGCACACATGGGCCCGGACGCGGCCGTGCTCACCGCCGGAAAGGTCCGCCGCCCCGAGGACGTCGTGGCCACCGCACTGCACCACCTCGAACGCCGCAATCCCGCCCCGGCGGTCATCGACGGCCGCGCCAACCGCCTCACCGTCACGCTGACCCGCTTCCTCCCCCGCCGCCGCACCGCCGCGTTGATGTCCCGCATCTTCGACCCCACCCGCTGA
- a CDS encoding YciI family protein: MAKYLLLKHYRGAPAAVNDVPMAEWTPAEVEAHVRYMNDFADRLRESGEFVDGQALAPRGEWVRYDGEGRPPVTDGPFAETKDLIAGWMVIDVDGHERAVELAGELSAAPGAGGKPIHEWLELRPFLTEPPTITE, translated from the coding sequence ATGGCGAAGTATCTGCTGCTCAAGCACTACCGCGGCGCACCGGCGGCGGTCAACGACGTGCCGATGGCCGAGTGGACGCCGGCGGAGGTCGAGGCGCACGTCCGGTACATGAACGACTTCGCGGACCGGCTGCGGGAGAGCGGCGAGTTCGTGGACGGCCAGGCGCTGGCACCGCGGGGCGAGTGGGTGCGGTACGACGGGGAGGGCCGGCCGCCGGTGACCGACGGCCCGTTCGCGGAGACCAAGGACCTGATCGCCGGCTGGATGGTGATCGACGTGGACGGTCACGAGCGCGCGGTGGAGCTGGCCGGTGAGCTGTCGGCCGCGCCGGGTGCGGGCGGCAAGCCGATCCACGAGTGGCTGGAGCTGCGTCCGTTCCTGACCGAGCCCCCGACGATCACCGAATGA
- a CDS encoding tetratricopeptide repeat protein has product MAGRTGPVRAAVLTIASAVVLTAGAAVLYRPDAPPEIATGAEPPVDAVAVLRERLRLVPGDWRSWAGLAVRYVERARGTGDPGDYARAEESVRRSYALHPDGNADALVADGMLANARHDFAAGRDRATEALALNDHDAGAQAVLADALTQLGPAGTATGAVQRLLDLRPGLSAYTRGSYDLELRGDDAGAADLMTRALTTATAPADIAFCRAQLGDLAFHRGDLAGAAAAYAAGLAADPGSAALRRGQARVLAAQGRTAAALEIWAGLPPEAGNLIEYADLLRALGRPGDARAQLALAEAQHGLFTANGGVDGITGAHLAIALGDPDAAVTAARAEYDRRRHPDVADAYAWALHAAGRDAEALPVAREALAGGARPASYLYHLGVIAHALGDPSWRGHLAEALTRNPAFSPSGAADAGRLLAVPA; this is encoded by the coding sequence ATGGCAGGCAGGACGGGGCCGGTACGGGCCGCGGTGCTGACGATCGCGTCGGCCGTGGTGCTCACGGCGGGGGCCGCGGTGCTGTACCGGCCGGACGCGCCGCCGGAGATCGCGACCGGCGCGGAGCCGCCGGTGGACGCGGTCGCGGTGCTGCGGGAACGGCTGCGGCTGGTGCCGGGCGACTGGAGGTCCTGGGCCGGGCTCGCCGTGCGCTACGTTGAGCGGGCCCGCGGCACCGGCGACCCGGGCGACTACGCGCGGGCCGAGGAGTCGGTGCGGCGCTCCTACGCGCTGCACCCGGACGGCAACGCGGACGCGCTGGTCGCGGACGGGATGCTGGCCAACGCGCGGCACGACTTCGCGGCCGGCCGCGACCGGGCGACCGAGGCGCTGGCGCTGAACGACCACGACGCGGGCGCGCAGGCGGTGCTCGCGGACGCGCTCACCCAGCTCGGCCCGGCCGGTACCGCGACCGGCGCGGTGCAGCGGCTGCTCGACCTGCGGCCGGGCCTGTCCGCGTACACGCGCGGCTCCTATGATCTCGAACTTCGCGGCGACGACGCGGGCGCGGCCGACCTGATGACCCGCGCGCTGACCACCGCCACCGCACCGGCGGACATCGCGTTCTGCCGGGCGCAGCTCGGCGACCTCGCGTTCCACCGCGGCGACCTGGCCGGTGCGGCCGCCGCGTACGCGGCCGGGCTGGCGGCCGATCCGGGCAGCGCGGCGCTGCGGCGCGGGCAGGCCCGGGTGCTGGCCGCGCAGGGACGCACCGCGGCGGCGCTGGAGATCTGGGCCGGGCTGCCGCCGGAGGCCGGGAACCTGATCGAGTACGCGGACCTGCTGCGTGCGCTCGGCCGGCCCGGCGACGCGCGGGCGCAGCTCGCGCTGGCCGAGGCGCAGCACGGGCTGTTCACCGCGAACGGAGGCGTGGACGGGATCACCGGCGCGCACCTGGCGATCGCGCTCGGCGACCCGGACGCGGCCGTGACAGCGGCCCGCGCGGAGTACGACCGGCGGCGGCACCCGGACGTGGCCGACGCCTACGCGTGGGCGCTGCACGCGGCCGGGCGCGACGCGGAGGCGCTGCCGGTGGCCCGCGAGGCGCTGGCCGGCGGCGCCCGGCCCGCGTCCTACCTGTACCACCTCGGCGTCATCGCGCACGCGCTCGGCGACCCGTCGTGGCGTGGGCACCTGGCGGAGGCACTGACCCGCAACCCGGCGTTCTCCCCGTCGGGCGCGGCGGACGCCGGCCGGCTGCTGGCGGTGCCGGCATGA
- a CDS encoding DUF4331 domain-containing protein, which translates to MLYGGDLSETGNDSLAGFNVNTIALEVPYKDVALGHDAGRNPVIGVWASTERPKVRITGENRGVTGETVQVSRLGNPLVNEVVVPAGLKDTFNASAPDRDADNPALVARVNEPEVPKLIAQIYGVPAPATPRADLAEIYLTGLTTKAGGPIRADLNSQLANPDADPDAFRPSEQLRLNLTTPVTANPSRLGVLGGDPQGFPNGRRLTDDVVDISLQALAGAAQTGKLVDALGTGDKVDANDQGFTGTFPYLALPNTARTGGGAAPAADQQGTGVVPQPAARTGPPDQSLLTTAAAGLAGAAGAALVVFGLLWRRRQRAATAVPSSPAPVVPFAPGRVVGTARVSDDPTLRPPSDPFTTNAG; encoded by the coding sequence CTGCTCTACGGCGGCGACCTGAGCGAGACCGGCAACGACTCGCTCGCCGGCTTCAACGTGAACACGATCGCGCTGGAGGTGCCGTACAAGGACGTCGCGCTCGGCCACGACGCCGGCCGCAACCCGGTGATCGGCGTCTGGGCAAGCACGGAACGGCCGAAGGTACGCATCACCGGGGAGAACCGCGGTGTGACCGGCGAGACCGTGCAGGTCTCCCGGCTCGGCAACCCGCTGGTCAACGAGGTGGTCGTGCCGGCCGGGCTGAAGGACACGTTCAACGCGTCCGCACCGGACCGGGACGCGGACAACCCGGCGCTGGTCGCCCGGGTCAACGAGCCCGAGGTGCCGAAGCTGATCGCGCAGATCTACGGCGTCCCGGCGCCCGCGACACCCCGCGCCGACCTGGCCGAGATCTACCTGACCGGGCTCACCACGAAGGCCGGTGGCCCGATCAGGGCGGACCTGAACTCGCAGCTGGCGAACCCGGACGCGGACCCGGACGCGTTCCGCCCGTCCGAGCAACTGCGGCTGAACCTGACCACGCCGGTGACCGCGAACCCGTCCCGGCTCGGCGTGCTCGGCGGCGACCCGCAGGGTTTCCCGAACGGCCGCCGGCTCACCGACGACGTGGTCGACATCTCGCTGCAGGCGCTGGCCGGCGCCGCGCAGACCGGGAAGCTGGTCGACGCGCTCGGCACCGGCGACAAGGTGGACGCGAACGACCAGGGGTTCACCGGCACGTTCCCGTACCTGGCGCTGCCGAACACCGCGCGCACCGGCGGTGGCGCCGCGCCGGCCGCGGACCAGCAGGGCACCGGTGTGGTGCCGCAGCCGGCGGCGCGGACCGGGCCGCCGGATCAATCGTTGCTGACCACGGCCGCGGCCGGGCTCGCCGGTGCGGCCGGTGCGGCGCTGGTCGTCTTCGGGCTGCTGTGGCGCCGCCGGCAGCGGGCCGCCACGGCCGTGCCGTCGAGCCCGGCGCCGGTCGTCCCGTTCGCGCCGGGACGCGTGGTCGGCACGGCCCGCGTCTCGGACGATCCCACGCTCCGCCCGCCGAGCGACCCGTTCACCACGAACGCCGGCTGA